The following nucleotide sequence is from Drosophila takahashii strain IR98-3 E-12201 chromosome 3L, DtakHiC1v2, whole genome shotgun sequence.
CGATAGCCGACGGCGCCAGTTAATTGCAAATACTGCTTGATTCCCTACACTTGGTGGGGCATTGCAACAGCAgcataaaaaaattctaaaattgtctaatttaaCCCGGAATAAAATGTTCCAATAAATAATTCGCTTttgacaattttattttcaaatgcttactggtatttctaaaaaaaaattatttttttcacaaattttatCAATTTGAAAGCACACATTTtcgtagtctttttaaaataggtCTCTGATAagtacacatttttaaatatttcagtccCCTAAAAACATAgtccagttttttttaaaaagaaccTAATAAACTGAAACAACTGCCTTTAGATTCTTCTAAACACTAAAAATAAGTGTTAATTAACAATTCTGCAACACCAAAAAGggtgtttattaataaatatcagGTAGTGGATGCAAATgtcatcgaggtaaattttccCCTTTCTCGATGTTGGTGCGTTTGGTTTGGTTCTCTCATATTTGTTCTTGCTCTTCGGGGCCTGATTAACTTTTTGCGTGCTGCGTGTGCATTTGTCCATGTCCCCCatccccatttccattcccatccTCGCAAAAAAATGCGAATGCCGTCCCAGCGATTCGGGATTCATCTTCGTTCTACAGCTGCATTTGGCAAAACGGCGACATTCGCAAGTAAAAAGAAACGATGTAGAAAATCAatgcaaaaacacaaaagtgcAAGCAGACGGAGAACAGCAGGAACAACAATGGTGAAGGGAATGTGAATGGGAATGGGTTCGGAGGTCTCTTGTTGACTTTTTTGTACACATGGAAAAATTAGGGTATACTTTACTttttgaaaagaaagaaagtaaagtaatttcagttaattaaatattttttaatgattaaaaaattacttaaggcaaaagatatttttataaaacatcctacatttttttcaaagcacttttaaaaattctgtaTGAACCGACGGAGTTTTAAGTACTTCTCAAAGCAAACCTAAAGTCTTTCAAGATTTTTCCTATTACTCCTGAAGAAGTGGTTAATATTTTGTCGCAGTGCAAGTTCACTGTGTGCAGACAGAGTTTTTTGCCAGGGTGGGTGGCCCAGCAGGCCCACCGTCTGCCCTTCTGCTAGTCTGCgtgtatttgtgtgtgtgtacttGCGCAGAGTGGagtaaaaaattgatttttccaaGACATTTTCCAGCGTTGTTTGCGGAAAACATTTGCACTATTATGCACTATTTTAGACGCCATTCGAATGGCGACACTTACGCTTAATTCGGGGCGTTTTTTGCACTGCACTTGCACTTTAAGTtgtattacttattttttttcttaatcagtGGACAGAAAAAAGTTGCACACTCGCCGGAAAATTTATGATTTGGGGCACCGGCGCCAGTCGCGTCTgcttcttttatatttttccccttttttgtggcttttttaTGGCACTTTAAACAAGTTTGCACGATAGGCGGCCCGTTTTTGCCGTTTTGCCGTTTGATTTTTCGCAGCGCGCCACCTTCGCCCGCCGACTTTTGAGAATGAAATGCGGTTTGCTGCCTCGGCTCTTCATTTCGCTGTCCTCTTTGCTCTCTTCTCTGCTCCACCGCGACGTCGACGGCGCTGCCGGCGCTCGCTTTGGGGcagctgaagaagaagaagcggcCTGCGTGTATTTACGAAGCTGCGGGGAATGACGGAGATGGCGATTGGAGCGAGAGTGGAGCAGCTGAGAGAGAGCATGCCTGAAAGAGAGGAAATAAAGAGCGAGAGAGCACTTGTTGAGCTTATTAGCCtgcaccgaaaaaaataatattacgcatacgccacagTTCTCTTTGATCCTTAAAAGTATgctctaaaaatataaaatgttaaactttttgaaatgaattagaattaAAACTGAGGCATTTATAAGTgagagataaaataaaatagtttctatattttcccactaaataacaaaaaaaaaatttagtactttgtaaatttattgacattgaatttgatttttgaataaatttaaaaaaaaattgtttttgttgtaggAGCATACAAAATCAGCTTTAATTTTCAATCAATATCACATCTCTCAATAATTAtgaatatagttttttttttcgggatCCTACGACCTGAATGACAACTCAGGGCATATCATGCACCTGGTGGATGATCCAGTCCATGAAGTACTGTGTGCTCGTAAGTACGCTGGGGACATTAGGTCGGCCACACCCGGAGATGCCGTAGGACACCACGCCGATCAGATGGTACCGAAAAGTGCCTTCAAATGATTCCGGCATCATAAGCGGACCACCGGAGTCGCCCTGACACGTATCCTTGCCTCCGGACAGATCTCCTGCGCAGAGGACGGCGCTGTCGAACTGTTCGTCGGgaattttactaaaataattatgttTTGCGTAACTCTGGCGGCACACGCTATTTTCTATGACGGGAATTTGCAGCTCGTTCAGCAAGGTAGCTGATTTACCACGCTCCATTGTCTTTCCCCATCCGGCGACGAAGGGATTAAAACCCAAGTAAGATTTCTGGCGCAGGTTGGGGGTGTATGGCAGGCAAATGGGTCTGATATTGGTCGTAAACTCCGCATTTCGCACCAAATACAGGATGCCCAAGTCACTGCGTCCAATTCGTGGGTTGTACTCTGGATGGGCTAGTttctaaaaaaggaaaactccATGGACAATAGAACCGAAATCTAAGAATCCTGATTTTAAACTTACTTTCTCAATTTGAATGTCCTCATGGCGAGTTTCCAAGTCCGTGGAAAGATCATGTTCTCCCAATCGCACAAATGTCCTAAAAGGAAACGGAGAGTCGTAATATAtggaatataatataaattaattcgaAACAAAGGCCTTACAGATTCGGAACGATGCAGTGGGCCGCCGTGATCACGTGTCTGGCGGTGATCAGGGCTCCTCCGCACTTGAACTTTTCCTTTGGATCATTATATCCCAGCAGTGCGATCCAGGGCCACGCCCCAATTTGGCTTACCACCCCGCCCACGATCTTCTTTTTCACCACACTCGTATAGCCACATCCATCTTCCATGCTGAGAAGCACTTTATCCGTTTTCCTGGGAATAATGGATGCCGGTGTGGTAGTTATATTGGCATTCAGTGCGGAGATCGTCTGTCCTTTGGGACAACAGACCCGGTCACCCTCGTTGCCACAAACCATTCTGGAGACACGCAAAAAATCGTTGAAACTCTGGTCCTTAGGTTTATCCAGCCTCAGCTCACTAAGCAGGGAATCGCAGTCATTGAGTTCTAAATGAGGTaggtttaattattaatttaatagtataatttttaagtaactTACCTATACAATATCCAGGTTTGGTGTCTGGTCCGCGGCACGAAGGACCCCGTTGTTCGATTAAGGGCTCGAATGATGAAACGAAGGGATTTCCGGGGTTCTTCGGCGGGAACTGAGGACCAATGATTGGGCGTTCCGTGGGATTGTGATTCAGTGCGGGGATCGTCTGTCCTTTGGGACAACAGACTTGGTCACCCTGGTTGCCACAAACCATTCTAGAGACACGCAAAAAGGACTCGAGGGACTCGTCCTGCTGTTTCATTAGCAGCGGTGCGCACTCCTGGAGTTCTAAATGAAgtatttattaagttattattttaaacttgtttagggtttttaaaatgtaaaagatttttaattatttaacctttaaaaataaaaccctaATGAGATATAAGAAAAACGTGTAGGCACATTGAAACCGATAAAGTACTTGTGAACACCTTGTTAAATGAAAAGTAGTAATGCCACAGAATTAATGaggctttaatttttaagtaactCACCCATACAACTTCCAGGTTTGGTGTCTGGCCCACGACATTGTCGATGaactataaataaaagtaCGCAGAgaacttttactttttataacattttaataaaaatcaacactTTCCTCTGGCCTTGAACGAAAGGGTTTAATTAGTCTTATCAAagatattcataaaaattttaaaatcctgAATGTTTcgtggttcagttagattagattttttaaattaaaagtatagTCGTTTTAATCTACCTTGCGTAACCTGTTTAAACTGGGCGTCATTTGACGTGGTGAGGAGTACGAGGGATAGTAGTGTAATCAGGGCACTGGTACAGCCAATCCATTTCATGGCGAGAACGATCTATAAAGTAAACGTGACGTTTACTATTCAAGAAACTgaactaaattttccaaaCGAAGGATCTTGTGAAATCGCCTCTTCTATTCGAATGAGCAATCGATCCCTAGAGCCTAACTTTATATACAGAGTTCTCATGGAATCCACCGATCTCCCAATATAACGACCGCTCTCGAAAGCTCTCTCGccagaaaaatggaaaaagccCCAAATTaaatgagtaaaataaatataacttttggaaataaattgtaattttaaaaaatcatgtCTTTCGTCTGCTTTACAGGGTATGTCCCTGTCTGACATtttcaaatacattttcacGAAAGGGACCAATAATATTTGGTTACAGCTCGAGTGATGTCATAGGCCTTCCAGTGAATTTCGAGCATGTAGTTTCCCTCCGGAAAAGGCAGTATATCTGAGAATTGATGATAAACACTGCTATACGTCATTTTTTCCATCACAATATCAtgctgaaaaataatatattataataattgcaCGATACTATGCGTACGAACTTACGTCATAAGGGCAAGAGTGGTTCATATTAGAAACgttattgaaaaaattatagaagTAATTAGCAACGGGGTTGGATCTCGGAGCTTTCAAAAATTTACAGGCGTCTAATGTTAGGTTGTAAAGAAAAGGTTTGTAGCCATTTAAACGTTTGTATACGGCGAAGTTCACCTGTAGcgcaaatggaaaataattttaatccaCAGGAAGCCATTTATTACTTTTCCCTTGCCTTAATTCTGGTTACGGGAATCCTAAGTAATTTAACTTTTACGGAAACATATTTGTACGTCCGGTTCACAGACTTCAGAAAACAATAATCGATTTCGCAAAAGTCCTTATCCACAGACTCACATTTTATATTCGTAAATTCCACCAGAGAATAAACCTAAAAGTAAAGCTTCAATGTTATTGTTtttggaaaatgtaaaaaaacaaaatgtaccTCTTTGGTTAAGTATCCACTAACTAGGAGAAGGGCAACGAAAAAATATGGCTTCATCATAAACAGTTGATGGCTTAATGAAAAGTACAATATTGTAAACTTAACTGAAATACTAAATAAGTGGTTACTTCAGCTAAGCTATTAATAATGGCCCATTAAATACGATAAAAGTCGACTgtcattaaacaaatatatttcgttattttaatcaaaataaacgattgtcattaaaattatttgtctatttatatacaattatttttagcatAAAGAacgtttaaaataagaattttaacCTTTGTAAAAATGGTCGGGTTGAGTGGaaagcaaaaaatattttgtgggaaaaatatgtgctctgtagattttagaaataatataGAGATATGTTTGTTTTACCTAATCACAAAAACATTTGtcattaagttttaaaaaataaaaaaaacatcccatttaaaatcaaatctgCATCAAAAAACTATCTTAATTGCTTTAATAGTGACAAAGTTtcggatatatattttttaattttcacgaAATTGTCCAATAGAATTTAGTAACAGCTCGATTTATGTCATAGGCCAACCAGTGCCATTCCATCATGTAGCTTCCCTCTGGAAAGTGTAGTTTATCGGTGAAATGGCTATAGACACTGCCATAAGTCATCTTTTCCACCACAAGGTCAtgctgaaaaaaatgtatttatacttGAATATTTACTTGACACTTTACACGCGAATGCTTACGTCAAATGGGCAAGTGTGGTTTAAATTGGAAAATCCTTTAAAGAATTCATAAAAGAAGGTAACCACTGGATTGGATTTCGGGTTTTTCAGGAATTTACAGGCGTCTATCGTTATGTTATAGAGAAAGGGCTTATAGCCATTCAGCCGTTTGTAGAGACCAAGACTAACCTAAGAAGAAAccattaatgaaaaatatagttataaatTATACTTTATACCTTAACTTTGGTTACAGGAATCCTTAGAAGCTTAACtcttaaggaaaaatatttgtatgttcGGTTTACAGCTTTCAGAATACAATAATCAAATTCACAAAAGTCCTTGTCCACGGACTCACATTTTACATTAGTAAATTCCACCAGAGAATTAACCTTAAGTTGGAGCTATAATTGGGTTTTTAAAAGGATATAGGGATTTTTACCTCCTTTATTAAGTATGAAGTCATCAGGAGAAAGGCAACGGAGAGACACAGCTTGTTGTTCATCTTAAGCTGTTGGTGGGTTCATAAAGactaaatttaacaattttaaactgGACTTAAATTTTACAGGAATTAAATACGATAATAAATCTATTTGTTCCAATCGAAATAATCGCCagctattattattgttttgaatTGGTTTTTGATAATAAACAGCGGTGAAAATATCaagttatatatttattttttatatatttcaattgatcggtttttgtgtgtttacgcgtgcaaatattttgtggAGTAAATAGGCACTTTCTAGGTTTATCaacctttttaaatggtttaagataattatatgaaaaaaatagttaattaataaatttagtattaataatgaatattattgattttatttattagtttttattcagaaaatttcaactaattcaattttaataataaaaatatatatttcattgattttatttatcagtTTTTATTGAAGGAAATTCATCATAATCCAAAAGTAAACCTACTGCGGCACAGGATGTGCAGGCAGCACCTGACCCACGCACTGCCCAAATCCGATGCGCAGTCCGTTTTTCTCGCAGTGTCCCCGGATGATGACCTCGTCATAGTCCTGCAGGAACTTCCTGGTCTTCCCACCCGGCAGCTCCACAGTTTTGGTGCCCTTCCAGCAGAGCTCCAAAAGGGATCCGTATGAGTCGGGCGTCTCACCGGAGATCGTTCCAGAAGCCATCAGATCCCCTGGTCGCAGGTTGCAACCGGTGACTGTGTGATGGGCAATTTGCTGTAGAGGTGTCCAATACAGGTGCTTGAAATTGGACTTTGAGATGAGCGCTTCATTCTGGTCGGCAGCTAAAAAGAGGGGTTGTGatattaaaagattttaaaaagatcatAAAAAGATCCCAAAAATCTCCACACTTACGTTTCAAAGAAACCTCCAAATTAATATCAAAATTAAAGGGAATACTTTGCCGCAAATAGGGCAGCACTTCGGGTTCCTGGGGGAAGTTGTCCAGCAGGAAGGGTTTCAGAGCAGCTGTGGGCACCACCCATGGAGAAATGGTCGTACCCAGATTCTTGGCCGTAAAAGGACCCAATGGCACATACTCCCACTTCTGGATATCCCTGGCACTCCAGTCGTTCATCAGCGTGAAACCAAACACATTCTTCCAGGCCTCGTCCACACGGATGGGTTCTCCCAGCTGATTGCCTTTGCCGCCGATAAAGAAGGCCATCTCCAGTTCGAAATCCAAAAGTTTGCAAGCACCAAAGACGGGCTTCTCTGCGCCGTCGGGAAAGGTTTGTCCCAATGGACGACGGATGGGAGTACCGGAAACCACCACCGAACTGGCACGACCATGATAGCCCACCGGCAGATGGCGCCAGTTGGGCATGAGGGCATTATCCGGACCACGGAACATAATGCCCACATTGGTGGCATGATGGATGGATGAGTAGAAGTCCGTATAGTCACCAATCTGAGCAGGCAAATGCAACTTGATATCAGTTTGGGGAACAATGGAACTGAAAGGGAAAAAGATATATCAAAACtatagattttatatattttttatattccttAATCATACTTACACCGCCTTCAAGTCCACATTCTGATCCAGTTCGGAACCCTTAGCCAAAAGCTTCTGAGTCTGGGTCCTCACCACATCCCAAGCTTCAAAGTCCAAGCCCATAAGCTCATTCAAAGTTTCCGCCCGCAGACTTTTTTGAACTGGCAAGGGATACAACTGCGAGACAGCTTTCAGATCCAGGACATGTTCTCCAATGGCCACACAAATGCGGTGAGTTTTCTAGGGATGTTGAAAAGAACAATACCATTTACGATATAAAAATACGATATACGATATGATATGAGGTCTTATCAGAGCTGGTTACTGGGTTATTAAAAGATTGGATTAGCATATTGTTTTCGTAAACAAACTAGTTTGTGTTGGATGATGTATGCAAATGCTATGCCCCAAAGCGGTTTCTGTTCTAAAGTTGATTTCTAGAACATGTGGAACAAACTCCAAGTCACATGGAAAATGTTACAATTCAATAAgatcttggaaatattttaggaATTTAACACATTTTGTTTGTCTTGTGAGACAGCAAAACCATTGTTATAAAATCTAATAAAGTTTTAACAGCAATCGTTTTAGTATGATATCACTCACATTGTTTTCGGTTGAGAAGACAGCATAGGGCAAATTTTCCAGGGGAAAATCACTGCCCGCCGGCACTGGCACAAAACTCTGGGACATTTTAAAAGCACTCAAAGTGGAAAACTTGGGCAGTTGGGTGCGAATCAATAAACTGAAACAGAGAACCGAGAAAAATGTGCGCGGAGCCAGAGTGAGCTAGATAACAACTGAGGGGTTTTCAAACTACGATCCGCTTTATATAGGCTCCCCAGACCCCAAGATCCCacctctctctatctctctcttaACAAAACCAAgcccccaaaagtagaagagTTGCCCCCATACCATTTTTAAGAGAAACATTGTTTGCGCTTTggttacttttatttatatttacccatatatttatatatataatatattcttTTGCATTTATATAGATGTTGGAATAATTCTTGTTctggttttgatttttggatcTCTGCAATTACATATACATTAatttatacatacataaaatGAGCGCGATGCTGGATAAACTTAGATAACACGCTTTAAAATactataattgtttaatttatatttataccattaatttgttgtgtgtgttttatttttgctgaATTGACAAACGATTTTTTGTGCAAAGGTTTAATGTCTGATTGTGTTTTAAGGGGCTTTCCATTCCATCTTTTAATTTAGTAAAAACAACTGATTAAAACTTAACGAAAAACAGAATCTTCCAACATTCGTAATTGAGTTTAATTGACACCGGGtaatagatatatatttttttgtcagcCATTTTGCTGGAAACTAAACTCCAACTAATTCGATTATACGTATTCATGTCTCTATATATAGCACAGTTCGATACATGGACTAAATGGGATCCGAAGTTCTGAAGATTTCAGAACCCAGATCCCCTCTCTTTGGTTTTGTCTATACAATTAACAAGCACAGGTCTCTTTCGATCtcgtttttagtttgttttttttttaaaggtacGCATGGCCATAGATATATGAAAACATTTACTATTTGCAAACAAAGCAAAATCAACGAATTTAACTAAAGTCCTTCATCATCTTCTCCTGATATGTTAAGATAGCGTTCCAACAGTTTCTATATCGtatatttcagtttttgggGCTGGGATTGTTTCGTGTATTGTATTTTGGTGGTGCGTGTGTGGAGCGGTGGCTTCTATGCTCTGAATACTATCTTTATTTGCGGTATACATATAGATATTCAAATATTACTTATAGATTCTCCTCTTCTGAGTCCTTCGATTTTAGATATAGTTGCCAACGAACGGAAATGAAACGCCTCGATTATACATACATAGTAGTTCTTCatcttgttaattttttttagtcaaCTCCGGGACGAACGGATAACGACGGTTAACGAATAACGGTTAACGGATAACGGGATGAGAAATCGTAAAGGAACATCTAGCAACACGTTTATAGATACAAACAAATGTACATTCAACATTGAACTCTGATGATTATCGGGATCTTCTATCCCCTCCTCTCAAAATTTCttcgttttcttttatttttatcatagCGGTCTCCTGATATGCTTTTACCTTAATGATACTTCTTGGTTGTGTGATCTACCATTACCAATCTAagccgaaccgaaccgaaccagACTGAAACCCCTTACAAGTCGTCGCCCAGGCGATGGATCTCCTCCAGCATAAAGTCCACATCCGCCTCGTTGACCGCCGCCGATGAGATGATCGATCGGAAGAAGTTGGGTCGCCGATCGTCGGGCTGATAGCCCACCATGAGTGTTCCCTTCTGCATCATGCGGCCCTTGATGATGGGGCAGATCTAAGGGGAAAATAAAggaatattagaaaattatatGGCATAGATTGATACTATATCTATAACAGCAAAGACTTTACAATTTTATagctaaataataaaaaataataattaaaaacaagagaggacgctatagtcgggtgccccgacaatcagatacccgttactcagctaaagggagtgcgagagagatggagatatacaaCTTCATGTGGAATTGCTAAGGAGTGTGACTACGGTGCTGGCAATTATTTTGCAGTACAACTTGAAGATTGCAGACGTAGGGAAGCAGGAAAAGCACATTTGTTAGGCGATATGTTCAAATATTATTAGTGctgaagaatatttttaacaattttttagcATTCTTGACCATGCAACGCAAAAAATGCCCAACAGACAAGCCCCATTGCCCCGCAGCGATAGACATTGTCCCGCAGTGATAGAAATAAACGGTCTTTTTTGTCCATAACTGTTTAAGTAAAAAATCCGTTGAACAACAACAGTTTTGTAGTTAGTTATGATATTATTGGAAATTAGTCTAAGAAATTTGAATCCGTGTAAATTCTTCGAAAGTCAAAACTGGaacaatacatttttaaatgtataagATGTTGAGGATAATTTTGCAAGGCGTACAAAAAATTATCGTTGctaataaaaaattgcattgtatATTTGTTGAGAGCAATTGTTAAAGGTTAGCCCGTAACTgatcatattaaaaataatcagaAATTGTATGCATTTGGTAGGTAAATTTCACCATAAAACGGAAACTAATCTTACAGCTAAAGTCATTAAATCTCAAACCTTTAACAAGTCAACATGTTGAAGTTAAGCATTGCTTTTATTCTGGGTAAGTTTTTCTTCATACCTTCAAAATCATACTTTTATTCTGCCTCTATTTAGTTACTTCAATACTAGGAACCGAGGGTTTTAAATGCAAGGATGCGAATTATACGATTCCATCGATTCTTCGGAAAGCATGTGGAATTGCTACGGAGTGTGTCTACTCTGGGCCACATGCGTATGCTGTACGAAGTGAGGATTGCAAGCGTCAGGAACAAGGACTATCACgtaagtaaaatattattttaaaatacaattaatgatcacacatttttaaaaattgtttagctTTCTTGAacataaaagtcggaaaatgtCCGACAGGCAAGCCCCCTTGTTTTGGCAGTCAAagattgtaaattaataatacaaattttaaaataatcggttttttttgcccaaagctttataattttttacggAAAATTGTGAATTTACCGGTAgctaaacaataaaattttgtGCCGTTAATTGTCTCGTCAGTTTCAAATCTTAAACACCATTATGATGGATTTTGCTGTTATCTATATTCAAGGTAAGTGTCTGGGCATTTAATATGAAGTGTACTAATATTGTTTCATCTTTTGTTATAGTTATATCATTATCGGAGATCAAATGCTATGATTTTGTTAAGTGTTTTtttcgaaatctttaaagcagcattttgttttatatttttgtgagTAAATTGCAC
It contains:
- the LOC108065874 gene encoding venom serine protease Bi-VSP-like; protein product: MKWIGCTSALITLLSLVLLTTSNDAQFKQVTQVHRQCRGPDTKPGSCMELQECAPLLMKQQDESLESFLRVSRMVCGNQGDQVCCPKGQTIPALNHNPTERPIIGPQFPPKNPGNPFVSSFEPLIEQRGPSCRGPDTKPGYCIELNDCDSLLSELRLDKPKDQSFNDFLRVSRMVCGNEGDRVCCPKGQTISALNANITTTPASIIPRKTDKVLLSMEDGCGYTSVVKKKIVGGVVSQIGAWPWIALLGYNDPKEKFKCGGALITARHVITAAHCIVPNLTFVRLGEHDLSTDLETRHEDIQIEKKLAHPEYNPRIGRSDLGILYLVRNAEFTTNIRPICLPYTPNLRQKSYLGFNPFVAGWGKTMERGKSATLLNELQIPVIENSVCRQSYAKHNYFSKIPDEQFDSAVLCAGDLSGGKDTCQGDSGGPLMMPESFEGTFRYHLIGVVSYGISGCGRPNVPSVLTSTQYFMDWIIHQVHDMP
- the LOC108065873 gene encoding uncharacterized protein, encoding MKPYFFVALLLVYSLVEFTNIKCESVDKDFCEIDYCFLKSVNRTYKYVSVKVKLLRIPVTRIKVNFAVYKRLNGYKPFLYNLTLDACKFLKAPRSNPVANYFYNFFNNVSNMNHSCPYDHDIVMEKMTYSSVYHQFSDILPFPEGNYMLEIHWKAYDITRAVTKYYWSLS
- the Faa gene encoding fumarylacetoacetase; this encodes MSQSFVPVPAGSDFPLENLPYAVFSTENNKTHRICVAIGEHVLDLKAVSQLYPLPVQKSLRAETLNELMGLDFEAWDVVRTQTQKLLAKGSELDQNVDLKAVSIVPQTDIKLHLPAQIGDYTDFYSSIHHATNVGIMFRGPDNALMPNWRHLPVGYHGRASSVVVSGTPIRRPLGQTFPDGAEKPVFGACKLLDFELEMAFFIGGKGNQLGEPIRVDEAWKNVFGFTLMNDWSARDIQKWEYVPLGPFTAKNLGTTISPWVVPTAALKPFLLDNFPQEPEVLPYLRQSIPFNFDINLEVSLKPADQNEALISKSNFKHLYWTPLQQIAHHTVTGCNLRPGDLMASGTISGETPDSYGSLLELCWKGTKTVELPGGKTRKFLQDYDEVIIRGHCEKNGLRIGFGQCVGQVLPAHPVPQ
- the LOC138912993 gene encoding accessory gland protein Acp63F-like — encoded protein: MLKLSIAFILVTSILGTEGFKCKDANYTIPSILRKACGIATECVYSGPHAYAVRSEDCKRQEQGLSPFLNIKVGKCPTGKPPCFGSQRL